From the Vibrio vulnificus CMCP6 genome, the window TTCGTCAATCAACTCCCGATCCTCGCCATGACACTCTTCTTCATGCCCTAGATACACTTCAACACCATTGGTTTGAATGTGGCTATAAAGAGAGTGCAGTAGATGGTCGACATTGGTTTTCTCTTCCCATAACTGGCAATCGCTTTCTGGGATAAGCGCGTCACCAATAAAAATTGCCTCACCAATTTTGAAGGTCACATCAGACGCCGAGTGACAAGGCGTATTGATCACTTCTAGGTCAGACTCTCCAAACTCAAGATGTTCTTGATCCATAAGAAAGTGTTCAAACTCATACAGCTCTTTAAGAGCTAACTCATCTTTCCAACATGCGTAGACTTTCTTTGCCCCTTCAGCCACATTGATGGGCGCTTGCAACAATTCACTAAGGTAAAAAGAACCCGTTAGGTGATCGGCGTGAATGTGTGTTTCAAAAATGGCCACGACATGAAGATGATTCTCTCTGACGTATTGTAAAAGCTTATCTGCAGATTCAAAACTGATCCTCCCAGATTCAAGGCAATAGTCTGCAACAGGGTCGATAATTATGGCTTGTTTTGTGCCGACATCTGACACCACATAGCTGATGGTACCCGACACGACATGATGAAATTCCTGAATGATTTGGCCTGCCATAATCCCCTCGAGAAATCTGTTTCCATACATAATCAGTCTAGATGAGAGTTGATGACAGGCAAGAAAGCAAAAAGAAAAAGGCACCTTTCAGCGCCTTTTCCATTCGCGGCATCTTAGCCGTAATTGCCTATTTTAGTAGAGCGGTCTGATAGAGAAGTTTGATAGAGAGACACCAATCAAAACGATTCAATACCAAGTTTGTTGAGTAAAGAAGGGAAGCCCCAACCATTTTCTCCGGCGACTACGCCTTCTCCCGTCAGGTATTCGTATAATGTTGGTGCGAGAGAACCATTTTCCTCACTGGTTAAAGGCGTCGTATTGTTGCCAATTGGCGCCCCCCAAAAACCAATAAAGGCGTCTTTTTCAAGATAGCTTTCTCCAGCGTGTCTCCCTGGTACTTTGGTGTTGTAACCAACCCCTTCTTTGGGGAAAAGGTTGATGGTGCCCGCTCTTTCTTCCAAATAGAGGTGCGCCAACTGAACCACCGAATCAGGTCGAGTCGTGAAGCGGGTTAGTGCTCGCCATTGCGCTTTATCACACCATGTTTCAGGGCGTTGGCTGTCAACGCCTAGGCAACGTTGGAGTGCTAGAGTGCGCTGCTTTTCTTCATCTTCACTCAATGTAGGCAAATAGGGATTAAGCGTAGACACCTCCAATAACGAAGGCTGACCTTTTGCTGCAAAATAGGCGTATTTCTCACCCACCTTCTCAACAAACTCGTCCACCCGCTTGCCGTCGCGAGTCGCGATGAGGCGAACTTTACAATGCTCAGCGCTACAAGCGGTTTCTCGCACAGCGAGATAATCTAAGCTGTCTGCCAAGGTTTTTACGCTCCAATCGACAATATCAATCATTGGCTCACTCCCTGCATTCACAGGACGCCATTGGGTCAACTCTTGATAAAGAGGCTGAGTTTGCCAGCTCTGGTTGGAATTGAAAAAGTCGAGCATAAAGTTTCCACCAGCAGTGGAGGCCACCACCACATCAACGCCTTTATTGGAGGGGAAATTCAGAGCATTGGTCATCTTCGGCCCTTCTCCCTCATCGGATGAAATCTTTCTCATCACCAG encodes:
- a CDS encoding MBL fold metallo-hydrolase, producing the protein MAGQIIQEFHHVVSGTISYVVSDVGTKQAIIIDPVADYCLESGRISFESADKLLQYVRENHLHVVAIFETHIHADHLTGSFYLSELLQAPINVAEGAKKVYACWKDELALKELYEFEHFLMDQEHLEFGESDLEVINTPCHSASDVTFKIGEAIFIGDALIPESDCQLWEEKTNVDHLLHSLYSHIQTNGVEVYLGHEEECHGEDRELIDERCGHAVSEELVASAISYNLTARLPT